The Burkholderia ambifaria AMMD genome contains the following window.
TCAAGAAGGCCCCCGCCCACCGCAAGCACAAAGCCGTCAAGCACCGCCGCCCGCGCGTCAAGCATCACGCGGTCAAGCGTCACGCCGCACCCGCGCCGCAGCACCGGCGCGCGAAACGCACGAACGCGGTGCGTCCGCGTCCCGCCGCGAAGCCGCGCCTGCTCGCGAGCTGCGGCTACAGCTCGCGCGCGGTGCGCTCGCTGCACTCACGCGCGGCCTACGTGCTCGACGTCGACTCCGGCACGCCGCTGCTGGCCCGCAACGCACGCGCCGTGCGGCCGATCGCGTCGATCTCGAAGCTGATGACCGCCGTGGTCGCGCGCGACGCGGACCGGCCGCTGAACGGCGTGCTGCGCGTCACCTCACGCGACCGCGACACGATCAAGTTCACCGGTTCGCGGCTGCCGATCGGCGCCGAACTGTCGCGCCGCCAGATGTTCCATATCGCGCTGATGTCGTCGGAAAATCGGGCGGCCGCCGCGCTGAGCCGCGACTATCCGGGCGGCCGCGCCGCGTTCGTGAAGGCGATGAACCGCGAGGCGCGCCGGCTCGGGATGCGTCAAACGCACTTCCGCGAACCGACTGGGTTGTCGCCGCACAACGTGTCCACCGCCGAGGATCTCGCGCGGCTCGTCGGCGCGGCCGCGCAGGATCCGCTGATACGCTACTTCTCGACGGACACGTCGACCACCGTGCAGGCCGGCGACGGCGAACTGGTGTACGTGAACTCCGATCCGCTCGTGCGCAACGGCAGCCTGCCGATCCGCCTGCAGAAAACCGGCTTCATCAACGAATCGGGGCACGGCGTCGTGATGCGCATGCGCGTGAAAGGCCGCCGCGAAACGATCGTGCTGCTCGGCGCACCGACGCGCGCCGGCGTGTCGAGCGATGCGGTGAAGATCCATCGCTGGCTGAGCTGCTCGATCCAGTAAGCACGGCGCGCGCGGCCGGCGCGCTCATTCACGAAGGAGCGGCGCCATGCAGGACGAATACCGTTTCAACGCATTCGGGCGCCTGCTCAGCGTCGTGCGCTCGAACGGCCGCTGGGCCGTGTTCGATCTCGGCGCCGAAGGCAAGCGGCGGCCGGCCAATCTGCAGATTCCGTCCGCGCTCGCCGCGGATGAACTCTCGCAATATCTCGGCGACTTGTTGCATGAGGATGCTTCGCCGAAGTACCACGACGTCGTGCCAGTCCCTGTTCCGTCGCCGCGCCGGGCGTAGCGCCCGGCTGCGCTGCTCGCCCGCTCGTTCATCCGACCGGCCGCTGCCGCACCGACGCTCGCCGCTTCCCCTGCCCGATCGCGCCCACGCACCGCACTCCTCCCCGCTCAATTCGACAGCTAAACTTGCAAGTTTAGCTGTCGTATTCTATGCTCCGTCACATGACACCACCCCGCACACCCGGCGTTTCCGCCGACACCGTCGCCACCGACCTGACCCTCGCGGTCGGCCAGCTGATCCGCCGGCTGCGCTCCGAGATCGACTCCGAAGGGCTCGGCATGTCGCAGACGAGCGCGCTCGCGCGGCTCGAACGACAGGGCCCGATGACGACCGCCGACCTCGCCCGCGCCGAGGCGATGAAGCCGCAGTCGATGAAGGCGATTCTCGCGAGCCTCGAGGAAGACGGGCTGGTCGAACGCGAGCCGCACCCGACCGACGGCCGCCAGATCCTATTCCTGCTGACCGCGGCCGGCCGCGAAGCACGGCGCAAGCGCGACACCGCGAAGCACAAGTGGCTCGGCGCCGCGATCGACAAGCTCGACCCTGAAGAGATCCGCACACTCGCCGCCGCGATTCCGCTGATCCGGCGCATCGGCGAGCAATGACCGCCACCTGCGTGCCGCGCGGCATCCGCGCGCACGCGTTCCTTTGCCCAATTCACGGAGCATCAGCACCATGAGCACAACCCGTCTCGACACGAACACGGCGCTCGTCGTCATCGACCTGCAAAAAGGCATCGTCGCGCTGCCCACGTCCCACCCCGTCGCCCCGGTGATCGATCGCACGCGCGAACTGCTCGATGCATTCCGTGAGCGCGGGCTGCCGGTCGTACTCGTCAACGTCGCCGGCGGCGCGCCGGGCCGCACGCAGCAGCAGGCACGTCTGGATGCCCTTCCTGCCGACTGGACCGACCTCGTATCCGAACTGAACCGCCAGCCGGGCGACCACGTCGTGACGAAGAAGACCTGGGGCGCGTTCACCGCCACCGATCTCGACGCGCATCTGAAAGCAGCCGGCATCACGCAGATCGTGCTGACCGGCGTCGCGACCAGCATCGGCGTCGAATCGACGGCACGCCAGGCGCACGAGCTCGGCTACAACGTGACGCTGGCGGTCGACGCAATGACTGACCTCAACGCGGACGCGCACACGAACAGCGTCGAACGGGTGTTCCCGCGTCTCGGCGAGACGGGTTCGACGCAAGAGATCCTCGCGCTGCTCGACCGGCGCGGCGCATGAACGACACGCGCACTCGGCCGGCGCCGGGCCATGCGGCCGGCCGGCTCGATCCGGCGATCTGGAAAGTCAGCGCGGTCGCGACGCTCGGCGGGCTGCTGTCGCAGCTCGACGCGACGATCGTCAACGTATCGCTGTCGAGCCTCGCGACCGACCTGCACGCGAGCCTGTCGACGATCCAGTGGGTGACGAGCGGCTACCTGCTCGCGCTCACGCTGGTGTTGCCGCTGAACGGCTGGCTCGTCGACCGCATCGGTGCGAAGGCGCTGTACCTGTGGTGTTTCTCCGCGTTCACGCTGACGTCGGCGCTGTGCGGGCTCGCGTGGTCCGCACCGTCGCTGATCGCGTTCCGTGTGCTGCAAGGCGTCAGCGGCGGGCTGCTCGCGCCGATGGCGCAGATGATGATCGCGCGCGTGGCCGGCCAGCAGATGGCGCGCGTGATCGGTTATGCGGCAGTTCCCGTGCTGATCGCGCCGATCCTGGGGCCTGTCGTCGCCGGTGCGATCCTGCAGCACGCGTCGTGGCGCTGGCTCTTTCTCGTGAACCTGCCGGTCGGCGCGCTGGCGCTTGCGCTGGCCGTGTGGTTCCTGCCCGGCGATCGCGACGAAACGCAGCGACGCGAACTCGATTGGGTGGGCCTGGCGCTGCTGTCGCCGGCGCTCGTGCTGTTCCTGTATGGCGCGGAGCGGATCGACGCCGTGCCGGGTATCGCGGCAATCGCGGGTTCGGTGCTGCTGCTCGCGGCGTTCCTGCGCGTCGAGCGACGCAAAGGCGAGCGTGCGCTGATCGATGTCGCGCTGTTTCGCGCGCGCGTGTTCGGCGCGGCCGCCGCCACGCAGTTCCTGTCGAATGGCGCGATCTACGCGGGCCAGATGCTGATTCCGGTATTCCTGATCCAGGCGTGCGGCCGCTCGCCCGGCGAGATGGGCTGGCTGCTGGCTCCGCTCGGGCTCGGCATGCTCGTCACGTATCCGTTGATGGGTACGCTGACGAGCCGGTTCGGCGTGCGCCGGCTGGCCGCCGCCGGCGCGATGCTCGCGCTCGTCGCGACGCTGCCGATCGTGTATCTCGCGCTGACCGGCTACGATCCCTACGTGCTGGTGCCCGCGCTGTTCGTGCGCGGAATGGGCCAGAGCGCGATCGGCATCCCGTCGATGTCTGCCGCGTATGCGTCGGTCGAACGGCGCAACCTGCCGATGGCGACGACGTCGCTCAATATCGTTCAGCGCCTCGGCGGCCCGACGTTCACGACGCTCTGCACGCTGTTTCTCACATGGCGGCTGCAGGCCGAATCCGTGTCGACGGGCGGCACGCACGGAGCCGCCTACGCGTGGGCGTTCGGCCTGCTTTGCGCGCTGCATGCGGCGAGCTTCGTGACGACGCTGCGGCTGCCGCGATGGTCGAGCGGCGCGGGCGCACGGCCGACGGGGGTGCGCGAGTCGGTTCGCGCTGAATGACGGGGCGTGCCGTTACACGGCACCTAGCTGCTGCTGCGCCGGCGTCATGCCCCGCTGCTTCCAGCGTCTGATGCAGCGTCGGGAAGACATGACGCGCCGACGATCTCCGTGATCGGGTGGCGCGCCATGTCCGCATGCAGGTAACGGTTCACGCGCCCGAACAGCACGCCGATTCGGCGCTCGTGCGGCGCATCGACGAGCTCAGCGAAGCCAAATTGGAATTCTCGCTGCTATCCAGTCAACCGTGGTGGGTGGCATCGAAATCGATCGCATGCCGTCGTACTGATCCGACGCATCGAAGTAGAACAATTTTCCATCGTGAATCTCGATAGGCTCGTAGCCCGGCCGCCCGCCCCAGAACACGAAAAACAGCCGGGTTGCCCGCGTCGATCCGTGTGCATCGGCCACGACGATTTTGACTTGCTCATTTTGATCGGCAAAAAGGCCGTTGCCGTGGCCGCCGCTTCCGCAGATGCTCACGATGTAGGTTGTGCCGCCGACCTGCTTGATTCCGCCATTCAGTTTGGCGTTGTAGTCGTAGCGCTGACAATCGGTGTCGTCAGTCGTGATCCCGCGAACGCTGACGAGGTAGAAGAATCCCAAAAATCCGAGCATGACGATCGCCAGACTTACGCGCTTCGCTCGACTCAAATGGCCCGGACTTCTAGCAAGCCGGTAGATGAAGAGGACGACGACGATCGACGTGATCGCGAAGATCGTGGGCTTCGCATTCTTCAGCGAGAAAAGCGTGATCGCGTTCCTTATGTTGGCCGGCAAGAACATCAAGGCGATTGCGGCGATCAGGCATACAGCAACCACGGCCAACGTCACCTTGAGGATGGCAATGATTGCCTTCATCGCTCGGCCCTGCCAGATGCCCGCGAACACGTCGCGGATGGCCGACGCGCGGCGAATCGGCAGAACGCCCTTCAGCAGTCGCACGCGTGGCGGCCAGCTTTCGTTGGAATCTTGCATGCGTGAAATGCGTGGATGACCTGATCGACGTGGAAACGGGAGGCGCGAAGTCGTTCGCGCATCGTGCCCCGCGCGGGCATCGCGTGGCAAGTGCACAGTGTGTTGCGCGACGTGAATCCCAGCAAAAACCACACAACGGTGAGGATATCCGGGAGCCCCACGTCATGCATTCGCCGCACACACCCGGAACCCGATGGCACAATCACGGTCCTTTCATGTGCCCTTCATCGGGCGCGCGCCGCATCGCGGCGCAGATTCAACGCACGAGAAAGACCCTGCCTGCCCTTATGACCCTGAACGAATCCTGGTTTGCGCCGCTCGTCGGCCTCCTCATCCTGCTCGCCGCCGCCGGCGCGATCACCGCCGCCGTCCATTTCCTGCTGTTCCGCGTGGTCGCGCGCCTCGCGCGGCTATCGGCAACGCGCATCGACGACGCGCTCTTCGAATTCGGCGCATTCAAGTGGCTGAACCGCATCGTGCCGTTCGTCGTGATCAAGCTCGGGCTCGCGGCAGTGCCCGGGATTCCGGCCGCGGCCGCGCAGGCCGCCGACAAGGTGCTGTTCGCGCTGATCGTGTTGCTGCTGTCGATGACGATCAGCGCGACGCTGTCCGCGCTCGAACACACGCATCGCATGAGCCATCGCGACCAGCCGCGCCTGTCGCTCAAAGGCGCGATGCAGCTCGTCAAGCTCGTGATGTTCATCACGGCCGCGCTCGTCGTGATCGGCGACGCGACCGGCAAGCAGATCGGCCTGCTGCTGTCGGGCATCGGCGCGATGTCGGCGGTGCTGATGCTGATCTTCAAGGACACGCTGCTCGGCCTCGTCGCCGGCGTGCAGCTGTCGTCGAACGACATGCTGCGAATCGGCGACTGGATCACGATGCCGTCGGCCGGCGCGGACGGCACCGTCATCGACATCACGCTGAATACGGTGAAGGTCGCGAACTTCGATCACACGATCATCACGGTGCCGACGTGGAAGTTGATCACCGAGAGCTATCAGAACTGGCGCGGGATGACCGAAGCCGGCGGGCGCCGCATCAAGCGCGCGCTGTTCATCGACGCGACGAGCGTCCGCTTTCTCGACAACGACGAGATCGCACGGCTCGAACGCCTGACGCTGCTGAAGGACTACCTGGAAGACAAGGTCGACGCGATCGCGCAATGGAACGGCACGCTCGGCACGGCGGGCGAATGCCCGGCGAACCGCCGCCAGCTGACGAATCTCGGCACGTTCCGCGCGTACGTCGCGAACTACCTGAAGGGCCATCCGCGAATCCGCCGCGACATGACGTGCATGGCGCGCCAGCTGCCGCTGACGGCGGAAGGCATTCCGCTCGAACTGTACTGCTTCACCGACACGACGAGCTGGGTCGACTACGAGACGATCCAGGCCGACCTGTTCGATCACCTGATCGCGGTGCTGCCGGAATTCGGGCTGCGCGTGTACCAGCACCCGTCGGGCTTCGACATGCGCCGGATGGCCGGCGTGGCGCAAGGCGAACAGGCGCCGCACGCGCAGTAATGCTTGCCGCGGCGGCCCGCAACGCGCCGCCGCTCGCAAATCCGCAGCGCGGCGCGCCCTGCGCCGCTCACCGCCCCGCGCACTCGGACGCGAGCCGCCCGACCACCTTCAACGCGTCCTCGATCTGCCGCGACCACGGATAGCTGTAGTTGAGCCGGATGAAATGCCGGTAATCGGCGCTCGCCGAGAACATGTGGCCGGGCCCGATCGTGATGCCCTGCGCGAGCGCGAGCGCATACAGCTTCATCGCGTCGACCCGCGGCGGCAACTCGACCCACAGCACGTACCCGCCCTGCGGCTGCGACAGCCGCGTGCCCGCCGGGAAGAAACGCCGCACCATCGCGCTCATCAGGCTCGCCTGCTGCGCATACTGCTTGCGCATCCGCCGCAGGTGGAAATCGTAGCCGTCGTGCTTCAGGTATTCGGCGATCGCGAGCTGCTCGATCGCGGGCGTCGCGAGCGTGTTCAGGAATTTCAGCTTCTCGACCTGGTCGCGATAGCGGCCCGGCATCGCCCAGCCGATCCGGTAGCGCGGCGACAGGCTCTTCGTGAACGACGCGCAATGCAGCACGAGCCCGTCGCGGTCGTACGACTTCAGCGCGCTCGGCGTCGTGTCGCCGAAATGCAGCTCGTGGTAGACGTCGTTCTCGATCGCCGGCACGCCGTGCTTCGCGAGCAGCTCGACGAGCGCACGCTTGCGCGCATCGGGCATCTGGAAGCCGAGCGGATTCTGGAAATTCGGCATCACCATGCACGCGGCGATGCGCTCGCGCGCGAGGATTCGTTCGAGCGCGTCGAGATCGATGCCGTCGCCCGGATGCGTCGCCACCTCGAGCGCGCGCATGCCCATCCGCTCGATCGCGTGCAGCATCGCGTAGAACGTCGGCGACTCGACGGCGATCGTATCGCCCGGCCGCGCGACGGCCTGCAGGCACAGGTTGATCGCCTCGGTCGCGCCGATCGTCATCACGATCTCGCCGGGCTCGACCGCGATCCCGCGCTCCGCGTAGCGCCGCGCGATCTGGCGGATCAGTTCCTGGTTGCCGGGCGGCAGGTCGTCGATCACGCCCCAGCGCGTGCGCCGCCGCCCGATCGCCTGCGCGTAGCGCGCAAGACGCTGCACCGGGAACTGCGACGCGTCGGGATACGGCGAGCCGAGCGGCACCGCATCGTCACGCGCGATCGAGCGCAGCGTCGACAGCACGAGCCGGCTGACGTCCACCGCCGACGGCTCGGCCGCCGGCGCCGACGTGTGCAGCTCGGCCTCGACCGGCTCGGTGACCCGCGCCCGCACGAAATAACCGGACTGCGGCCGGCTCTCGATCAGGCCGCGGCTCTCCAGCACGAGATACGCGCGCAGCACGGTCGTCACGCTGAGCTGCTGCTGCCGGCTCGCCTGCCGCACCGACGGAATCCGCTCGCCCGGCCGGTATACGCCGCGCTCGATCTGCGCCTGCAGCTCGTCGGCCAGTTGTTCGTAACGCTTCACGCGCCTCCCTTTCAACTTCCCTTCAAAAACACAGTTGCGGCCCGCACTGCCTGAATGGCCGAAACTGTACTCTTTTTTGAAGATAAGAGGTGTACACACAGCAGCCCGGGCGCCGCGCGTACTCTCGCTGCATCAACCCTGAGCACCCGCATCATGAAAAAGAAATCCGCCGCCCCGCGCATCGAACCGTACCACCACCCGGCCGCCGGCTGGGGCGCGCTGAAAGCCGTCGCGATCAACCTGATCAAGGAAAAGGTCACCGGCGGCAACTACCGCACGCTGCTGCGCCAGAACCAGCCGGACGGCTTCGACTGCCCGGGCTGCGCGTGGCCCGACCGCCAGCATGCGTCGACGTTCGAATTCTGCGAAAACGGCGTGAAGGCCGTGGCCGCCGAAGCGACGAGCAAGCGCGTGACGCCCGAATTCTTCGCCGCGCACACGGTCACCGAGCTGCTCGAACAGACGGATTTCGAGCTCGAACAGCACGGCCGCCTGACCGACCCGATGGTGTACGACGCCCGCACCGACCGCTACGTGCCGATCGCGTGGGACGACGCGTTCGAGCTGATCGCGCGCCACCTGCGTGCGCTGCCTGACCCGAATCAGGCTGCGTTCTACACGTCGGGCCGCGCGAGCAACGAGGCAGCGTTCCTGTATCAGCTGCTGGTGCGGCGCTACGGCACGAACAACTTCCCCGACTGCTCGAACATGTGCCACGAGGCGACGAGCCGCGGGCTGCCCGATTCGGTCGGCGTCGGCAAGGGCACCGTCACGCTCGACGATTTCGAGCACGCGGACATGCTGCTGATCTTCGGCCAGAACCCGGCGACCAACCATCCGCGGATGATGGGCGAGCTGCGCGAATGCGCGAAGCGCGGCGCGACGATCGTGTCGATCAACCCGCTGAAGGAACGCGGGCTCGAGCGCTTCGCCGATCCGCAAAGCCCGCTCGAGATGCTGACGATGTCCGGCACCGCGATCGCGTCGACGTTCATCCAGCCGACGATCGGCGGCGATTTCGCGCTGATCAAGGGGATGGCGAAGCGTGTGCTCGAACTCGACGACGCCGCCCGCGCCGCCGGTGCGCCGCGCGTGCTCGACACCGCGTTCATCGACGAACACACGGCCGGCTTCGACGCGTTCGCCGACGATCTGCGCGACGAAAGCTGGCCGGCGCTGACGGCCGAAAGCGGTGTGTCGTACGAGCAGATCGACGCGCTCGCGCAGCGCTATGCACGCAGCGAGCGCGTGATCGCGACGTGGGGAATGGGCATCACGCAGCACAAGCATTCGGTCGCGACCGTGCAGATGCTGACGAACCTGATGCTGATGCGCGGCAACATCGGCCGCCCCGGCGCCGGCCTGTGTCCGGTCCGTGGCCACTCGAACGTGCAGGGCAACCGCACGGTCGGCATCGAGGAAAAGCCGTCGCAGGCGTTCCTCGACCGGCTCGGCCACGTGTTCGATTTCGAGCCGCCGCGCCATCACGGCTACGACGTCGTCGAGACGATCGAAGGCATGCTCGAAGGCCGCGTGAAGGTGCTGATCGGCCTCGGCGGCAACTTCGCGATGGCGACGCCCGACACGCCGCGCACGTGGGAAGGCCTGCGCCGCTGCGCGCTCTCCGTGCACATCACGACGAAGCTGAACCGCAGCCACCTGATCCACGGCCGCGATGCGCTGATCCTGCCCACGCTCGGCCGCACCGAGATCGACTTGCAGGACAACGTGCCGCAAGGCGTGACGGTGGAGGATTCGATGAGCATGGTCCACGTGTCGTACGGGATGAACAAGCCGGCTTCCGCGAACCTGATGTCGGAGCCGGCGATCGTCGCGCACATGGGCCATGCGCTGTTCGGCAGCGGCAAGATCGACTGGCTCGCGTACAAGGACGACTACGCGAAGATCCGCGATGCGATCGAGGCGACCCTCGACGACTTCTATGACTACAACGCACGCATCGCGCGGCCCGGCGGCTTCCACCTGCGCGTCGCGTCGCGCGATCGCGAATGGCTGACGCCGACGGGCAAGGCGAACTTCATCGCGCACGCACTGCCGACCGACACGCCGATCCAGCGCGCCCGCGCGCTGCACGGCGAGCGCCTGATGACGCTGATGACGACGCGTTCGCACGATCAGTACAACACGACCGTCTACGGGCTGGACGACCGCTATCGCGGCGTGTTCGGCCAGCGCCGCGTGGTGTTCGTCAACCGCGACGACCTGGCAATGCTCGGCCTGAAGGCCGGCGACTGGGTCGACATGGAAACCGTGTGGCACGACGGCATCGAGCGGCGCGCGAACGGCTTCCTGCTCGTCGAATACGACATCCCGCGCGGCTGCATCGGCGCGTACTACCCGGAAACGAACCCGCTGGTGCCGCTCGACAGCGTCGGCGACGTGTGCAACACGCCGACGTCGAAGTCGGTGCCGGTCCTGCTGCATCGCGCGGCCGCGCCGGCGTCGGCTGCCGCCTGACGGAGCGCCGCGATGATCGTTCGGCCGCGCGAGCACTGGCTGCGGATGCTGCTCGTCTGGAACGGATCGGTGCTGCCGACCATCCTGCCGCAACTCGTGCTGACGCTCGCGATCAGCCTCGTCGCGGTGTGGGGCGGCGGCCGCGTGCTCGGCGAGAAGGTGCCGCTGAACCCGACGCCGTTCACGCTGATCGGCCTCACGCTCGCGATCTTCGCGGGGTTTCGCAACAACGCGAGCTACGAGCGCTACCGCGAGGGGCGGCAGCTGTGGGGCGGCGTGCTGACCGCCACGCGCACGCTGGTGTCGCAAGCACTCTGCTACGGCGGGATCGACGCCGACGACGGCGCGCGGCAGGCGTTCGTGCGCAAGGTCATCGCGTTCGTCCATGCGCTGAAGCATCAGCTGCGCGGCACCGATCCGGCGGCGGACCTGCGTGCGCTGCTCGATGACGGGACCCATGCGCGCATCGTCGCCGCCCGGTATGCGCCGATCGCGATCGTTCATGAACTGCGCGAGGCATTCGCCGCGCGCGCCGACGCCGGGCATCTCGCCGATACACGGCTCTGGATGCTCGACGCACGCCTCGACGATCTCGTGTCGATGGTGAGCGGCTGCGAGCGCATCGCATCGACGCCGATCCCGTTCTCGTACGACGTACTGCTGCATCGGACCATCTACGCATACTGCGTGCTGCTGCCGTTCGGCCTGGTTGACTCGATCGGCGCGGCGACGCCGTTCGTCACCGTGTTCGTCGCCTATACGCTGATCGCGCTCGACGCGATCGCCCATGCGATCGCCGAGCCGTTCGGCGACGGGCCGAACCAGCTCGCGCTCGATGCGATGACGCGGATGATCGAGCGCACGCTGCTCGAACTGAACCGCGAGCCGCTGCCGGCGGAAGTGACGCCCGGCCCGGCGTATCGGCTCACCTGACGGGCCGGACACCTTCGACGCCCCCGTCGGCCGCTGCTCGTTCAGTCGCGGCGGCCGCGCAAGAAGTGGCCGTGCCCGGCCACCGCGTCCGCGATCCGCCTCAGCAACACGATGCCGCGCAGCAGCGCGCGTGCGTCGTCGCTGTCGACATCGGCCACGCGCCGCCGCAGCAATCGCGCGGCCATATCGCAACTGCGCTCGAGCCGGGAGAAATCCGCGAGCGCGGCGCGGCCGCGCACCACGGCCACCGCGCGACGCGCGGCCGGCTCCCGGGCTGCCAGTTCCGCGAGCGACAGCAAGCCGTCGCCGATGCCCCAGATCGCCAGCAGGTCGCGCATGTCGCGCTCGATCAGCGTTTGCGGCAGGCTGCCCGCGAACCCGAGCTCGCGCCCGAGCCGGTCGGCCGTACGACTGAGCCACGCGCTTGCCGACCAGCCGCGCGGGTTGCGCGCGATCGCCGCCAGGTCGCGGCGCACCGCGCGATGCAGGCGCCGCCGGCTCGTGCCCGGATCGCCGGGAAACACGAGCGCGAACACCAGCACGCCGAACGCGATGCCGAGCAGCGTCGACAACGCGCTGTTCAGGAACGCCGCATCGCCGATGCGCGCGGTGTTGTCGGGCGACGTGAAATTCCAGAAGAAGATCGCGAACGCGCTGCCGAGCGCGGCGGTGCGCGGATGGCGCATCGCGAGGCCCGTGCCGATCATGAACACGCCGATGATGTACGCGAGCGTCTCGAAGCCCGACACCGCCGGCAGCAGGATGAAGTTGCAGACGACCCCCGCCACCGCGGCGCACGCCGTGCCCTTGAGGAACCCGATGGCGGCCCGGGCCGAATTCGGCCGGGTGGAGAACAACGCGCCGACCACGGCCGTGATCGCAACGAAACCGGCGCCCGACGGCCATGCGGTGACGATCCAGATCGCCGACGCGGCCAGCACCGCGATGAACGCGCGGATGCCGTTGTGACACGCGAGCACCGCGTCGCGATGAAACGCATAGCGGACCCGCGACGGCGGCGGAACCGGCAGGTCGACGCGCGCCTTGTTGGCAAACGCGTCGTCGAATCCGGCGAGCAGTGTGCTCAGCCGGTCGAGCGTGAGCAGGCGCGAGTCATCCGAGCCGGTCGGCTCGACAGCCTCGATGTGCAACGCCTGATCCACCCGCGCACGCAGCACCGCCATCTCGGGCCCCGCCTCGCCTGATGCCGCGACGCCGTCGAGCACCCGCGCGGCCTCGGCGACCA
Protein-coding sequences here:
- a CDS encoding bestrophin family protein — its product is MIVRPREHWLRMLLVWNGSVLPTILPQLVLTLAISLVAVWGGGRVLGEKVPLNPTPFTLIGLTLAIFAGFRNNASYERYREGRQLWGGVLTATRTLVSQALCYGGIDADDGARQAFVRKVIAFVHALKHQLRGTDPAADLRALLDDGTHARIVAARYAPIAIVHELREAFAARADAGHLADTRLWMLDARLDDLVSMVSGCERIASTPIPFSYDVLLHRTIYAYCVLLPFGLVDSIGAATPFVTVFVAYTLIALDAIAHAIAEPFGDGPNQLALDAMTRMIERTLLELNREPLPAEVTPGPAYRLT
- a CDS encoding FUSC family protein codes for the protein MKFAFPSLPPFAVVRTTLRDAWPTLPPGALGFALRNTAASLLALYIAFRMNLDDPKWAASTVWIVAQGTRGMGLSKSQYRILGTAIGAAVALALTGAFAQTPELFLTALAAWIGLCAGVATFLRNFRAYAAVLAGYTAAIVAMDAASAPLHAFDIATARFLYVMVGILCAAAFETVFAPGSPLRDVRTRLARYLGRAVAVGAAALRREPNAAAVHRLFAEALDLDTAAEYAAAGAPPVRNAIGHLRAAALGVLSAHAAAQAIEAHAARSGDSPDPLVAEAARVLDGVAASGEAGPEMAVLRARVDQALHIEAVEPTGSDDSRLLTLDRLSTLLAGFDDAFANKARVDLPVPPPSRVRYAFHRDAVLACHNGIRAFIAVLAASAIWIVTAWPSGAGFVAITAVVGALFSTRPNSARAAIGFLKGTACAAVAGVVCNFILLPAVSGFETLAYIIGVFMIGTGLAMRHPRTAALGSAFAIFFWNFTSPDNTARIGDAAFLNSALSTLLGIAFGVLVFALVFPGDPGTSRRRLHRAVRRDLAAIARNPRGWSASAWLSRTADRLGRELGFAGSLPQTLIERDMRDLLAIWGIGDGLLSLAELAAREPAARRAVAVVRGRAALADFSRLERSCDMAARLLRRRVADVDSDDARALLRGIVLLRRIADAVAGHGHFLRGRRD